From a single bacterium genomic region:
- a CDS encoding nucleoside phosphorylase, with translation MIHLKCNSSDLGKYVLLPGDPKRAKYVALNFLKEAQLVSDYRGLDSYTGKYKDIRVSVVTTGMGCPSAAIVTEELIMLGATTLIRIGTCGAIQKEISTGSIIIPTGAIPLVGIINQYNLACFCPTPDFYVLKALVQSAKELDKETSLGLIATSDSFYNEMDQAKSWSSKNVLGLEMECAGIFAIAYLKKIKAAAILAVTGNLLFHEQVLDNEATKKAIDDEIEVALRAIELLDLEG, from the coding sequence GTGATTCATCTAAAATGCAACTCCAGTGATTTAGGAAAATATGTCCTCCTTCCTGGTGATCCTAAGCGAGCTAAGTATGTTGCTCTAAATTTTTTAAAAGAAGCACAATTAGTTTCAGATTATCGTGGTTTAGACTCTTACACTGGAAAATATAAAGATATTAGAGTCTCGGTAGTCACCACCGGAATGGGGTGTCCTTCTGCGGCTATTGTTACTGAAGAATTAATCATGTTAGGAGCAACTACCTTAATTCGGATTGGCACCTGTGGAGCTATCCAAAAAGAGATCTCTACAGGAAGTATCATTATCCCTACCGGAGCAATTCCTTTAGTAGGTATTATTAACCAATACAATTTAGCTTGTTTTTGTCCTACTCCTGATTTTTATGTCTTAAAAGCTTTAGTTCAATCGGCCAAGGAGCTTGACAAGGAGACCTCTTTAGGTCTTATTGCTACCTCTGATTCATTCTATAACGAAATGGATCAAGCTAAGTCTTGGTCTTCTAAGAATGTCCTCGGCTTGGAAATGGAATGCGCCGGTATATTTGCTATTGCTTACTTAAAAAAGATTAAAGCAGCAGCTATCTTAGCCGTAACAGGAAATTTATTATTTCATGAACAAGTATTAGATAATGAAGCTACCAAAAAAGCTATTGATGACGAAATAGAGGTAGCTTTAAGAGCTATTGAATTATTAGATTTGGAAGGCTAA
- a CDS encoding glucose-1-phosphate thymidylyltransferase codes for MRALILSGGAGTRLRPITHTSAKQLIPIANKPILFYGIEFIRDAGITEIGIIVGETKEEIKSVVGDGSKWGVKITYLEQEAPLGLAHAVKISQDFLQDEPFVMFLGDNIIKGGIKAFVEQFKEEQPHALILLTEVNNPQQFGVTELKDGKVIRLVEKPKEPKSNLALVGVYLFDKNIFKAVNSISPSWRNELEITDAIQYLVEHGYTVKPHIITGWWKDTGKLEDMLDANRLILDTREQEIKGSVDSFSRIIGKVVIEEGAIIKNSTIRGPSIIGKNSQIINSYIGPYTSVYCETKVINSEIEHSIILEKCQIVDIGSRIEDSLIGKNVEVVKSPLKPKAYRFMLGDYSQVGVL; via the coding sequence ATGAGAGCTTTAATCTTAAGTGGAGGAGCTGGAACCAGACTTCGACCCATTACTCATACCAGCGCTAAGCAACTAATCCCCATTGCCAATAAACCTATCTTATTTTATGGAATTGAATTTATCCGAGATGCCGGAATTACCGAGATAGGTATAATTGTAGGAGAAACTAAAGAAGAAATAAAGAGTGTGGTAGGTGATGGAAGTAAATGGGGGGTTAAGATTACTTATCTTGAGCAAGAAGCTCCTTTAGGCTTAGCTCATGCTGTAAAAATTTCCCAGGATTTTCTTCAAGATGAACCTTTTGTGATGTTTTTAGGAGATAATATCATAAAGGGTGGAATTAAGGCTTTTGTCGAACAATTTAAAGAAGAACAGCCTCATGCTTTAATCTTATTGACCGAAGTCAATAATCCTCAACAATTTGGAGTAACCGAACTTAAAGATGGTAAAGTAATAAGATTAGTAGAGAAACCCAAAGAACCAAAGAGTAATTTAGCTTTAGTAGGAGTATATTTATTTGATAAAAACATCTTTAAAGCCGTTAATAGTATTTCTCCATCCTGGAGAAATGAGCTTGAGATTACTGATGCTATCCAATATTTAGTAGAGCATGGTTATACGGTAAAACCACATATTATTACCGGGTGGTGGAAAGATACCGGTAAACTTGAAGATATGTTAGATGCTAATCGCTTAATTCTTGATACCCGCGAACAAGAGATTAAAGGCTCTGTAGACAGCTTTTCAAGGATTATTGGTAAGGTAGTGATCGAAGAAGGAGCAATTATCAAGAATAGCACTATTCGAGGTCCTTCTATTATTGGAAAAAATTCTCAAATAATTAACTCTTACATTGGCCCTTATACTTCTGTCTATTGCGAAACTAAGGTTATCAATAGCGAAATAGAACATTCTATAATATTAGAAAAGTGTCAGATAGTAGACATTGGTTCTCGGATTGAGGATAGCTTAATTGGGAAAAATGTGGAGGTAGTTAAATCTCCTTTAAAACCAAAAGCTTATCGATTTATGCTTGGAGACTATAGCCAAGTAGGAGTTTTGTAA